In Prochlorococcus marinus str. MIT 1214, one DNA window encodes the following:
- a CDS encoding NAD-dependent epimerase/dehydratase family protein → MKKILLTGSNGFLGTHILSKLINSNQFESITNITGIDNFISSNKSNIYTTNSKYNFIEADLINFDFDKLQDFDTVIHLASLASPVYYNRYPLETVDIGTTVTRKLLEKCKEWNARFIFFSSSEIYGNPSPENIPTKEEYKGYVSCQGSRSCYDESKRLGETLCYIYNKKYNISTNIIRPFNIYGPGMSIETDYRMIPNLIKSALKMQTINIYGNGKQTRTFCYYTDAIEGIMRVLKNGVNGETYNIGNDKPEISMIDLVKLFRKTINIDVSYELTPYPEYYPDDEPIRRLASIDKARAHLDFHPKVTLEAGLTQTWKWALKN, encoded by the coding sequence ATGAAAAAAATTCTTCTGACTGGCTCAAATGGTTTTCTAGGAACGCATATTTTATCTAAACTTATAAATTCAAATCAATTCGAATCGATTACTAATATAACTGGTATAGACAACTTCATTAGTTCTAATAAATCAAATATTTATACAACTAATTCTAAATATAACTTTATCGAAGCTGACTTAATTAATTTTGACTTTGATAAACTACAAGATTTTGATACTGTTATTCACTTGGCCAGTCTAGCTAGTCCTGTATATTACAATAGATATCCTCTTGAGACAGTAGACATTGGTACAACCGTTACAAGGAAGTTACTAGAAAAATGTAAAGAGTGGAATGCAAGATTCATATTCTTCTCTTCATCCGAAATTTATGGCAACCCTTCTCCAGAAAATATACCTACAAAAGAAGAATATAAAGGTTATGTATCATGTCAAGGATCAAGATCTTGCTATGATGAAAGCAAAAGACTTGGAGAAACCTTATGCTATATATACAACAAAAAATACAATATAAGTACCAATATAATTAGACCATTTAATATTTATGGCCCAGGTATGTCTATCGAAACAGACTATAGAATGATTCCAAATTTAATCAAATCTGCATTAAAAATGCAGACTATTAATATATACGGTAATGGTAAACAGACAAGAACTTTTTGTTATTATACAGATGCAATTGAAGGGATAATGAGAGTTTTAAAAAATGGAGTCAATGGAGAGACATATAATATTGGTAATGACAAACCTGAGATATCAATGATAGATTTAGTTAAATTATTTCGTAAAACAATTAATATAGATGTTAGTTATGAGTTAACTCCATATCCAGAATATTATCCTGATGATGAACCTATAAGAAGACTTGCCTCAATTGACAAAGCAAGAGCTCATTTAGACTTCCATCCAAAAGTAACTTTAGAAGCTGGGCTGACTCAAACATGGAAATGGGCTTTAAAGAATTAA
- a CDS encoding putative 2OG-Fe(II) oxygenase, with product MTERTIDKKEGSSKLRTFPIPIDLGEIKENFTISTNSPSQLTKEQIINQAFKFHSEGNILEAGKYYKQLIKQRCNDHRVFSNYGIILKNSGKLKQAEISTRKAIELNPNYAEAHCNLGNILKDLGKLKEAEISFSKSIELNPDYTLALSNRAQLFFDKEEFEKALKDSDSCNTKNCRAFSLEILFSLGRIQEIFNRIENSCEIDNENIRLAAFSSFISKRENKETYNNFCPNPLSFLHFNNLNFYVKNYKEFIKKIINELSDIKTIWEPLNKATHNGFQTPNDINLFSNSSENISYLKSIIVKELDSYFLKFKKDSCSYIQKWPSNKDLKAWHVVLKTQGYQSAHIHPGGWLSGVIYLKVVPPMDKDEGAIEFSLNGQNYFDANSPKLIHQPEAGDIVLFPSSLHHRTIPFSTDTERIVIAFDLVPD from the coding sequence ATGACTGAGAGAACAATCGATAAAAAGGAAGGAAGCTCCAAATTAAGAACATTCCCAATTCCTATTGACCTAGGAGAAATTAAAGAAAATTTTACTATTAGTACTAATTCTCCTTCTCAACTTACTAAAGAACAAATAATTAATCAAGCATTTAAGTTTCATTCAGAAGGAAACATTTTGGAAGCAGGAAAATATTATAAACAGTTAATAAAGCAAAGATGTAATGACCATAGGGTTTTTTCTAATTATGGAATCATATTAAAAAATTCTGGCAAGTTAAAACAAGCAGAAATATCAACTCGTAAAGCAATTGAACTTAATCCTAATTATGCAGAGGCTCATTGCAATTTGGGAAACATATTGAAAGATCTTGGCAAGTTAAAAGAAGCAGAAATTAGTTTTTCAAAGTCAATTGAGTTAAATCCAGATTACACTCTTGCATTATCGAATAGAGCACAATTGTTTTTTGATAAAGAAGAATTTGAGAAAGCATTAAAAGATTCAGATTCATGTAATACAAAAAATTGCAGAGCATTTTCCTTAGAAATTCTATTTTCATTAGGTAGGATTCAAGAGATTTTTAATAGAATAGAAAATTCCTGTGAAATAGATAATGAGAACATAAGACTTGCAGCATTCTCTTCATTTATCTCAAAGCGGGAAAACAAAGAAACTTATAATAATTTCTGTCCAAACCCACTTTCATTTTTACATTTTAATAACCTAAACTTTTATGTTAAAAACTATAAGGAATTTATAAAAAAAATAATTAATGAATTATCTGATATTAAAACCATATGGGAACCTCTAAACAAGGCAACTCATAATGGATTTCAAACTCCTAATGATATAAATTTGTTTTCTAACTCATCTGAAAATATTTCATATCTTAAATCAATAATTGTAAAAGAATTAGATTCTTATTTTTTAAAATTCAAAAAAGATTCTTGCTCCTATATTCAAAAATGGCCATCTAATAAAGATTTAAAAGCGTGGCATGTAGTTCTTAAAACGCAAGGATATCAGAGTGCTCACATACATCCTGGTGGATGGCTGAGTGGAGTAATTTATCTGAAGGTTGTTCCTCCAATGGATAAGGATGAAGGTGCAATTGAATTCAGTTTAAATGGTCAGAATTATTTTGATGCAAACTCTCCAAAATTAATACATCAGCCAGAAGCAGGAGATATAGTTTTATTCCCTTCTTCCCTGCACCACAGGACCATACCCTTTTCGACTGATACAGAAAGGATAGTAATTGCTTTTGACTTGGTTCCAGATTAA
- a CDS encoding glycosyltransferase, translating to MTKNAFQIFITDKEEELPPPLKEATSIFREAYSDHTYTLYSKEMIIELIKKEFGKEVLSAFNKLKPYAYKADLARYCISYLYGGWYADISIRLTSARFSNTKYEFEFLGFIDRGDGLGLPNKLVYPIQNSFFYIEKNHPIMSKAIDLVLENCSNESYGVSPVCPSGPGVLGRAYAFFGQKLNHVLGFFMPLTPNHKKLNTSYVLPEGTILAQHKDAWFPNSKGGDFSNFGTKGTNNYLKMYHEKNIYNI from the coding sequence ATGACTAAAAATGCTTTCCAAATATTTATTACTGATAAAGAAGAAGAGCTACCACCTCCTTTAAAAGAAGCAACCAGCATATTCAGAGAAGCTTACTCTGATCATACCTACACTCTTTATAGTAAGGAGATGATAATAGAACTAATCAAGAAAGAATTTGGGAAAGAAGTACTTTCAGCTTTCAACAAATTAAAGCCTTATGCCTACAAGGCTGATTTAGCAAGATATTGCATAAGTTATCTTTATGGCGGTTGGTATGCTGATATTTCAATAAGGCTTACTTCAGCAAGATTTTCCAATACTAAATATGAATTTGAATTTTTAGGATTTATTGATCGAGGAGATGGACTTGGATTACCAAATAAATTGGTTTACCCAATACAAAATTCATTTTTTTATATTGAGAAAAATCATCCAATAATGTCTAAGGCAATAGATTTAGTTTTAGAAAATTGTTCAAATGAATCTTATGGGGTTTCTCCTGTTTGCCCATCTGGGCCAGGAGTATTAGGAAGAGCCTATGCATTTTTTGGACAGAAACTTAATCATGTTTTAGGTTTCTTTATGCCTCTTACTCCTAACCATAAAAAATTAAATACTAGTTATGTTCTTCCTGAAGGCACAATACTTGCGCAGCATAAAGATGCATGGTTCCCAAACTCAAAAGGAGGTGATTTTAGCAACTTTGGTACTAAAGGAACTAATAATTATCTAAAGATGTATCATGAAAAAAATATTTATAATATATAA